AATTCAGCTGGCCTGATGCTGCCACAACTCCTTTTAGAAGCGAAAAGAATACAAACTGGGAGGGAGCCTACAGGGTTCCTGCTTTTGTTAGATGGCCTGGACAGATTAAAGCCGGACAGATGACCAATGAAATGTTTTCAGGACTGGATTGGTTTCCGACTTTTCTGGCGGCTGCTGGAAATAATTCCATCAAAGATGAATTATTGAAAGGTAAAAGCATAGGTTCAAAAAATTTCAAAGTCCATCTGGACGGCTACAACCAGCTTGATTTTCTAACGGGAAAATCTGCAAAAAGCGCAAGGACTGAATTTGCATATTTTAATGACGATGCGCAGATGGTGGCATTTAGGCATCAGGATTGGAAAATCATTATCCGAGAACAGCCATCCCCAGGAGGCTTTTCGGTTTGGCGGGATCCTTTCAAGACCTATCGCATCCCTCTTTTGTTTAATCTTCGCATGGATCCATTCGAACGCGCCAATATAGTCTCTGACCAATATGACGACTGGCAGCTAAAAAATGACTTCAAAATTGGGCAGGTGACTTTTCATGCAATTGCATTTTTGGAAACTTTTATTGACTATCCTCCTTCTCAGCTTCCTGCAACGTTCGCTCCTGATGCAATTGAGGAACAAATAGACAAAATAAATGGCCAAAAATTAAAGCCTAATGCTGTTACTCGTTCGAAATAATATGTGTAAATGTAATCTCGTAAAAACCCTCTTCCGAGGGTTTTTCTATATAAAGATGCTATAATCTTTTTTGGGCTTCCCTCTAGCAGTGCCATAGAAAATAAAGACCAATACTGTTTAAACCAGTTCTAAAAGTTTGGAAAGTTAACGTTATAATTTATTATTTTCTTTGACAGGAGTACATACTTAAATCTTGACAGAATGCAAAAACGGGAGATTAATCATTTCAAAATTATTAAATGCATGAAATAAAAAGCATTCTGACTACAAAACTGAAGTCACTTACATTCCGTCCGACTCTAATATTCAGTAATGAACAGTATTGAAAGGGATTACTTTTGTGGCACAAAACATAAATCGAGAATAATTCATAGAGCCAAAGAAAGACAATCTTACCTTAGCTTAAAACAATCCTTTCAAATCCTCTATAATATTTGTAGAATTGTAAATTACTTTAATCCCATAAACCAATTAAGTTTTTATATTTTTTTACATCAATCCCCAACGGGACATCTAAACCAAATTTACAAAGCCAATGAAAGACAGAGACTACATATAGTAAGCCAATTGCTTTAAATCATCCAAAAATGATGTTGAAATTTGTCCTGTTCCTGTCACAACGCCAAAAGGCGCCAATTGAAGACAATTGGCGCCTTTTTTTATTTAATATACTATATCCTGAATTGTTTCAATCTCTGTTCAATATCAATAACAATTGTGAAACATAGTAAAAACTACTTTAGCAATTGAAGAATATTGAATTTATACATTTTGCCAATAGGAATCTTGTGGGTTGCAATAAATATAATGTTCCCTTCAATGCTATTAATCTGTTTTGCAGCTACAGCAAATGATTTGTGGGTCTGCACAAATTCATTCTTTGGCAGCAGTTCCAAAAATGAAGAGATTTTTTCACGAATTGTAATGGTCCGATCTCTAGTTATAATTTTGGTGTAATTCCCTGTTGCTTCAATATAAAGTATTTTTTCAATCTCCAGTTGGATGTGTTTTTTATTGCTCTGAATAAATATTCGATTATGACTACTATTATTTTCAAACTGTATAGCCTTTTGATTAGGTGGGCTAAAGGCTTTATTTATTGCTTTTAGAAAACGTTCAAAACCAAAAGGCTTAAGCAAATAATCCGAAATAGGATATTCGTATCCTTCCAAAGCAAATTCACTATAAGCGGTCGTAATGATTACTTTTGGCGGATTTTGCAACGTTTTTAGAAAATCAAAACCTTTTAAAACAGGCATATTCAAATCCAAAAAAATCAGATCTGCTTCATTGGTGTTAAGAAACTCAAAGGCATCCAAAGCATCATAGCACTTTCTAATTAATTTCATATTGGGTACTAGATCGCAATACCCTTTAATAATATCGTGAGCGATAGGTTCATCGTCAATAATCAAATATCTAATCATAATCGTTTCAAAATTAGCCGCGCCTGATAGACACTTTCTGTTATCGAAAAACTCAATACATGCTGATTGGGATAAATTAATTCCAGCCTTCTTTTCAGATTTTTCAAACCTATTCCAGATGAAATATTCATTTTTTCATAGTTGTTTTCAATTTCAAAACAGATTTGGTTTTGTGAAGCGGTCAAATTCATTTTGACATAAGCATTTTGCCTCAAATTTTCGACTCCGTGTTTGAAAGCGTTTTCCAAAAGTATGATAAACAATAAGGGAACTACTTTTTGGCTTTGATCTACATCACAATTAAAATCAACTGTTATGTGTTTATGGTAACGCATTGTGTGCAGCTCGATATAGTTTTTCAAAAAATCAATTTCTTCCTGAAT
This portion of the Flavobacterium gelatinilyticum genome encodes:
- a CDS encoding LytR/AlgR family response regulator transcription factor encodes the protein MIRYLIIDDEPIAHDIIKGYCDLVPNMKLIRKCYDALDAFEFLNTNEADLIFLDLNMPVLKGFDFLKTLQNPPKVIITTAYSEFALEGYEYPISDYLLKPFGFERFLKAINKAFSPPNQKAIQFENNSSHNRIFIQSNKKHIQLEIEKILYIEATGNYTKIITRDRTITIREKISSFLELLPKNEFVQTHKSFAVAAKQINSIEGNIIFIATHKIPIGKMYKFNILQLLK
- a CDS encoding sulfatase-like hydrolase/transferase, with the protein product MKRQAAAGKPFFSWMNFTRMHVFTHVRPEMRGRSGMPDNEYADGMLEMDDNVGKLMKALKEIGIENNTIVVFTTDNGPNQFSWPDAATTPFRSEKNTNWEGAYRVPAFVRWPGQIKAGQMTNEMFSGLDWFPTFLAAAGNNSIKDELLKGKSIGSKNFKVHLDGYNQLDFLTGKSAKSARTEFAYFNDDAQMVAFRHQDWKIIIREQPSPGGFSVWRDPFKTYRIPLLFNLRMDPFERANIVSDQYDDWQLKNDFKIGQVTFHAIAFLETFIDYPPSQLPATFAPDAIEEQIDKINGQKLKPNAVTRSK